TAATTACCTTTTCTTTTCGTAATTTCTTTATACACCGAATCAATTAATCTTTCTAAATTTCTTTCACGATCTTGATATCGTGTTGATAGAGGGTCAATTGTTACTTCCAGTTGCTCCCTATGAAAAGGAGAATCGATTGAAATTGTATAATCACGACTTTGATCACCAAGCATATCTTGAAAATATTGTATTGGCGTTAAAGTAGCTGAAAAATAGATTGTAGAGCGAAATCTTTTTATTACGTCATTCACTACTTTAGATGGATCAAGGCAAAATAACTTTAAATGAACTTCACTTTTATAAAATTCATAGTAGCATACGTAATTTTCATCAAAAAATTCTGTAATTTTGACGAAGTTAAGTGACTCAAAATAAGTATCAAGTAAAAGTTCTTTATTTTCGTCCTCGTCCATTTCCTGTAATTTTATTTCAACAATTTCATTAAATGTATGTAGAAGTTCCAATAAATCCTCATCAATTTCTTTTGAAACTGGGGTTACAACGTCCTTCCATTTCTTTCTTAATTCAATCAATCGCTTATTTATTTCATTTATTATGGCATAAAGTTCATCTTTTACATTTTTATATCTATTTTTCAACTCTAAAAATTTAGATTTGAATAGACTTGCAGAATACATTTCTCTTGCCCGATCAACAAGATTATGAGCTTCATCAATTAATAAAACTGAACTTCGTTTATGTTCATCAAATAATCGTTTCAACGATACTCTTGGATCGAAAATATAATTCACATCACAAATAATAGCATCTGAAGAATTTAATAAATCTAATGAGTATTCAAAAGGACAAACTGTATGTTTTCGTGCATATACTTCTATTTTCTCTCTGGTTAGCGCTTTTTCCGATGAAAGTATATCAAGGACAGCATCATTTATCCGGTCATAATAACCATTGGCATATTCACAATAATCCTTTTGACACATCGTCTCTTCCTTAAAACAGATTTTATCTTTTGCTGTAATCGTCGTACACTTTATACAAAGTCCTTGATCTGTCATGCGTTTAAACGCTTCTTCGGCAACAGTCCTAGTAATCGTCTTAGAAGTTAAGTAAAACATCCGATTTATACTATTTTCACCTATACTTTTAACAGTTGGAAAAATAGTTGATACCGTTTTTCCTATTCCAGTTGGTGCAACAGCAAATAAATTATTACCTTCTTGAATCGTTTGATAGACTGCACCAGCTAATTTTCTTTGTCCTTTTCTAAAAGAAGGAAAGGGAAAATTTAATTCTTTTATTGTCTCATTCCTTAACACAATATGATCATATTTCCATTTTGCAAATGGATAATAAATTTCTAGCATTTTGTATAAGTAATTTGTTAATTCATCCTTTGTAAACAAAAGATCGAAGCTTATTTTTTGTTCAGTTAAAATGTTAATATATGTAAGTCTAAGTATAATCTTTTCAAGCTTTAATTCTTCGCAAATAAAATATCCATACACTTTTGCTTGAGCCCAATGAACAGGATATGAATTCTCATTAATTTCATTTAAATCCTTCATTGTTGATTTAATTTCTTCTATTATATATTGATCATCCTTAAGTAATAATCCATCACAACGGCCTTCTATCTGAAACACCAATTGATCCAATGTTATGGTGCCGGATATAGGTCGTTCTTTTACATCCAATTCACCATATTCTCTTTGGATTTTTTGGTGTGCCTTTGTTCCCTCAATTAATGAAACCGAACTTTTATATGTTATATTGATACTTCCCGCTGTATGAGCATACTCAACTAGCGTTCGAACTGAAACCTTTATACAATTCTCCAAGTGAGTACCCTCCTTTTTTACATTTTATCATAATTCCTCTTTCTTGATTAAAAATGAAAAGTAACAATAAAAAAGTCCAAGTTAAAATAACTTGAACTTTTAGAGATCAGAATACACTATTCAACTAGCAATATAAAACTTGAATATTATATTTCCTGTAAAATTGTAATAATTTCTCAATATCATCTTTTATTGCTTCTAGTGGTATTACAATGGCTTGCATACTTGAAAAGTAAATATAAAAGTAATTCTTCGTTCCCTTTATTTCAACTATATCATCCCATTTTATTTCATGAACACTTGATTGTGTAATTTCTTTGATCCCATTCTCATCTACCTTTAGAGAATGTTCTCCGAATAGTGATTGATCGTTCTTTTCAGTTAAATGCTTAATCATTTTGTTTTTTGATGAACGGTAGAAATACTTTGGAAAATAAATGAACCAAAGAATGGCTGCTAACGAAAAGGCAAGTAAATAACCGAGAAGTGGTTGTTTGAATAGAAAAGAAATTAAAAATGGTAATACTAAATAAATTAAACTCACAGCAATTCGTTGATTAATTAATGACTTTTGAACAGTTTTTGAATGTTTTAGGTGATGTAAATTAAATTCAATATAATCATCCAAATTAATTTCATAATTAAGCTTCATACTTGACCTCCATTTTCGCAAAAATCTTTTAACCACTATTATTTTAACATTTAAAAAAAGCAGAAAATAAAGATATTTCACCTACTTATGTTAAGTTGACTTTTCAAGATTCATAGAATTAATTCTTATATTAAAAATTCGTAATAATTCATTTCCAAGGTTCTAATTTTAGATTTTTGGCATATAAATGGATGTCCTACCTGCAAATAAGGTTTTTAAAAACCGCAATTAAAATTGGAGAAACTACAATTAAGTTATGAGATGTTGGAATTAAACAGTGGACTGCAAATTAAAAAGCAGTTGGAATACCCCATAAGCACTAGTATATCTTCCAATAAAAAAAGAGCCGCTCATATGTCAGTTAACCTGACTTTTGAGACAGCCCCAATCTAATCAAAACAGATCAATTATGCTCCATCATTAATGAAACTATATTGCGCCATGTACAACTTATAATAATGTCCTTTTAATGCTAATAACTCTTCATGTGTACCGCTTTCCTCGACATTTCCATTTCCGATTACCATAATCTTGTCGCAGTCACGAATTGTTGATAATCGGTGGGCAATGACAAACGAAGTACGACCTTCTAATAGCTTTTCAATTCCATTTTGGACAAGCTTCTCTGTATGTGTATCGATATTTGAAGTAGCTTCATCTAATATCAAAATTCTAGGATCAGCTAGTAGAGCACGAGCAAAAGAGATTAATTGTCTCTGACCTAATGAAAGTCTTGAGCCCCTCTCGTTTACATCCGTATCATACCCATTCTCCATTTTAATAATAAAGTCATGAGCATGGACTGCTTTAGCTGCAGCAATTACTTCATCATCTGTAGCATTTAATTTACCGTATCGAATATTTTCCATAATCGATGTTGAGAATAGGAATGTATCTTGTAGCATAATTCCCATTTGACTTCTAAAAGATTCTAAATCTACTTTTTTAATATCGTTTCCATCTACTAGGATTTCACCTTTTAAAGGATCATAGAATCGGCTTAACAGTGAAACAATCGTCGTTTTCCCTGCTCCTGTTGCACCTACCAATGCAATTTTTTCACCGGGATTTATTGTGAAATTCACATTTTTTAATACGGTAGAGTTTTCATCATAACCAAAAGTCACGTTTCTAAACTGAACTTCACCATTAATTCGTCCAATTGGCGGTGCATTTTCTTCACTAATAATTTCTGGATCAATATCCATTATGTCAAAAATCCGATCCGCTGCGGAGAAGTTTGATATTAATGTATTATAAAAGTTAGATAAGTTCATAATTGGACGCCAGAACATACCAATATACATTGAAAATGCGATTAATGTTCCGACTTCAATATCTTGACTAGTTACAAGCTTATATCCAACATAAAATACAATTACAGTTCCAACACCCCATGAAAGCTCAACTAATGGCCAGAAGAAGTCATTCATTTTTACTGCTCTCATAAATGAGCCCATTAATTCAGAAACCTTTTCTTTGAAGTCTTTTTCTTTATCTTTTTCTTTCGCAAAGGATTGAACCACTTTTATTCCTGAAAAATCTTCATGTATAAACGCAATTAGATTTGAACGTTTCTTTCTATAATCATCCCATCTTTTACGTGCACGTGTTTCAATATAAAACATCGCAACTGCTAAAAATGGAAGAATTGATACTGATGCGATTGCAAGTTTTACATTTAAAATAAACATTACGACAGTAACACAAACTAAGCTTAGTAATTCCGGAATTAATGTCTGAATACTTTGGTTGAATAAATTTTGGAGAGCACTAATATCCCCCATTACACGAGCCAAAATTTTTCCTACTGGTCGATTATCAAAAAACGTAAATGATAGTTTTTGAATATGTGTGTAAAGCTCATGACGAATATTTACTAAAATATTATTCGTAACGGAGCTAATCATCGTCCAACGTATTTTTGAGGCAATCATCGCTAAGAAATTTAGTGCTAATAGTACAGCTCCAATCATTATGAGCCCTTTTACATCGTGATTTTTAATATTTGTATCAATTGCTACCTTTAGTAAATATGGGTTTAATATCCCAATTACCATTACAAATAACATTAAACAAATAACAGTAAATGTTTTTAATTTATATGGTTTTAAATATGTCCCGAGCCTAAGAATAAGCTCGGTTTTACTCCGATTTAGTTGGTCTTCATCACGATTGATCGTATTTTGTGCCATTAGACCACCCCGCTTTCTACTGTTTCAAAATCTTTGAATTGTTCTTCGTAGACTTCAAAGTATCTTCCTTTTTTATCAAGTAATTGTTTATGATTTCCTTTTTCAACTATTTCTCCATTTTCAACAAATAAAATTACATCGGCATTTTTTACTGCTGAAATTCGGTGTGCAATGATAAATGTTGTACTATGTGAGAAACGTT
This genomic interval from Gottfriedia acidiceleris contains the following:
- a CDS encoding YcxB family protein — encoded protein: MKLNYEINLDDYIEFNLHHLKHSKTVQKSLINQRIAVSLIYLVLPFLISFLFKQPLLGYLLAFSLAAILWFIYFPKYFYRSSKNKMIKHLTEKNDQSLFGEHSLKVDENGIKEITQSSVHEIKWDDIVEIKGTKNYFYIYFSSMQAIVIPLEAIKDDIEKLLQFYRKYNIQVLYC
- a CDS encoding ABC transporter ATP-binding protein; protein product: MAQNTINRDEDQLNRSKTELILRLGTYLKPYKLKTFTVICLMLFVMVIGILNPYLLKVAIDTNIKNHDVKGLIMIGAVLLALNFLAMIASKIRWTMISSVTNNILVNIRHELYTHIQKLSFTFFDNRPVGKILARVMGDISALQNLFNQSIQTLIPELLSLVCVTVVMFILNVKLAIASVSILPFLAVAMFYIETRARKRWDDYRKKRSNLIAFIHEDFSGIKVVQSFAKEKDKEKDFKEKVSELMGSFMRAVKMNDFFWPLVELSWGVGTVIVFYVGYKLVTSQDIEVGTLIAFSMYIGMFWRPIMNLSNFYNTLISNFSAADRIFDIMDIDPEIISEENAPPIGRINGEVQFRNVTFGYDENSTVLKNVNFTINPGEKIALVGATGAGKTTIVSLLSRFYDPLKGEILVDGNDIKKVDLESFRSQMGIMLQDTFLFSTSIMENIRYGKLNATDDEVIAAAKAVHAHDFIIKMENGYDTDVNERGSRLSLGQRQLISFARALLADPRILILDEATSNIDTHTEKLVQNGIEKLLEGRTSFVIAHRLSTIRDCDKIMVIGNGNVEESGTHEELLALKGHYYKLYMAQYSFINDGA
- a CDS encoding ATP-dependent DNA helicase — its product is MENCIKVSVRTLVEYAHTAGSINITYKSSVSLIEGTKAHQKIQREYGELDVKERPISGTITLDQLVFQIEGRCDGLLLKDDQYIIEEIKSTMKDLNEINENSYPVHWAQAKVYGYFICEELKLEKIILRLTYINILTEQKISFDLLFTKDELTNYLYKMLEIYYPFAKWKYDHIVLRNETIKELNFPFPSFRKGQRKLAGAVYQTIQEGNNLFAVAPTGIGKTVSTIFPTVKSIGENSINRMFYLTSKTITRTVAEEAFKRMTDQGLCIKCTTITAKDKICFKEETMCQKDYCEYANGYYDRINDAVLDILSSEKALTREKIEVYARKHTVCPFEYSLDLLNSSDAIICDVNYIFDPRVSLKRLFDEHKRSSVLLIDEAHNLVDRAREMYSASLFKSKFLELKNRYKNVKDELYAIINEINKRLIELRKKWKDVVTPVSKEIDEDLLELLHTFNEIVEIKLQEMDEDENKELLLDTYFESLNFVKITEFFDENYVCYYEFYKSEVHLKLFCLDPSKVVNDVIKRFRSTIYFSATLTPIQYFQDMLGDQSRDYTISIDSPFHREQLEVTIDPLSTRYQDRERNLERLIDSVYKEITKRKGNYLVFYPSYQYLIQSVDLFKEKYPNIKTIIQENGMTEIEREEFLVQFDSLNEETLVGFAVLGGIFSEGIDLKGDRLNGVVIVGVGLPQICLERNILKEHFQSVGKNGYYYAYVFPGMNKVMQAGGRVIRSESDEGTLLLIDDRYKSTLYQSLLPEAWK